Below is a window of Salvelinus fontinalis isolate EN_2023a chromosome 14, ASM2944872v1, whole genome shotgun sequence DNA.
tcagtaaagtctttgaaattgttgcatgttgcgtttatatttttgttcagtgtatatataggttagggaaaacacaaaacaaaaacaattttcCAGTCTCGGCCCATATtaacctctccccctcttcctctccctttcactatccccctcttcctctccctttcactatccccctcttcctctccctttcactctccccctcttcctctccctttcactatccccctcttcctctccctttcactatccccctcttcctctccctttcactctccccctcttcctctccctttcactatccccctcttcctctccctttcactatccccctcctcctctccctttcactctccccctcttcctctccctttcactatccccctcttcctctccctttcactctccccctcttcctctccctttcactctccccctctccatgaCTGCATTGCTACACTGGCCGTGTACGAATAATCACACTAGCATACTAAATAGTATGTGCAATTTTGAAAATAGTACTCTGAATGCTTAATCTAATGCGCGATTGCGTTGACTCCCACCATTCCTTCATTTTGGTACAGGGCATAAATTTATGGACTCGGAAAGGACGCTTGAATTCTATTAAATCAAACGCCGAAATGagtatgcagtttaagtatgTGGTACAGTATGCTAGTATGTGTATTCGGGCATGGccactgtctcctattggtcaaatacaacactacactacaacctTCATATTTCCCAAGAAGGTGTGGAGAGGTGAAGAGGTGGAGAGTGACAGAAAACGCTGTGTCATGACATTGCTTACGTTTCAGGGCCTGGCTCCTGTTGGCCTGGAGACTATTTATACAGCAGAGGAAGAGGCCCCTTATAGCTCACCAGGACAGGAGAGAACCATATCAGAACCACGGCCCCCAGGTCTCTCACCCTCTGTACTCTGTTAGTCAACCTCAACCAGGCAGGATGAAGGCCTTCTCCTCAAAATGAACCCCACGCCCGGCATCAACTAGACAATAACAAATAAAGGCTTGTACAGCCTTTAAAattaatttctgtttgaaaagtgTCTCAGCTTAGTTTCCTAGTGGACTGGTCCAAATCCCTACAGCCAGGGGGtgctatattttaaaaaataaaaaaaagagcaGAATGACTGCCCAGGCAGGAActccctgacctgacaatgtcTGCACTAGCACCTGGTCGCAAGGCTTATCGGTTACTGTGGTTACACACTGTCCCAAGGTGTTCCGTGGAGGCCTTGTCGACACCCTACAGCTCTCAcctcctacctcctcccgctcccTCAACATCCCACTCCCACACCCATTGAGCAACCCTATATCTGACTGAAGGCTCTGGCTTCCTACCACAGACACCACTCTATATGAGTATGTGCTCAAGTGTTTTAGTTGGATCTTTTTCGCCATATCTCCAAATCCTCTCACAACAAAACTCCAAAGTTACCACATGTGTCCAAATGGGGAGTCAGTCACAGAAAGTTGGTAGCAACTTAATTAGGGAAgaagggctcgtggtaatggctggagaggaatcagtggaatggtatcaaatacatcaaacatggtttgatgccatttcatTAGCTTCGTTCCATccattattatgagtcgtcctcccctcaTCAGCCTCCACTGGAGTCAGTGTGTATGATTTGACTTCCTTACTGAGAGGGATTGTTTTCAAAAGTCTCCATCATGGGGATCCACTTCCCTTAGAGGTGAAGGAAATTGGTGTAGGACCAACAAGAGGATCAACTGCCTTGCAACGATAGCATTAAATATAGTATGATGACAGAGTTCTGATCTTTACCCACTACATCAAATGGGTAACACATACCATTGGAGATCTTAATAAAAAGATAAAGAAATATACAGTAGCGTATAAATAAACTTGAGTTTACGTTGAGGAACATGCAGCAGTCATATTTACTATACTGTTAATGCACACAATGAACCTCTTGTGTTCTACCACTGGTGTTAACCGTCTCATTCTACTGATACTCATCACCAATATGATCACAATCAAATCAGACTTCCACCGAGCACCATTCTCCTTACCTGACCAGCGGCTGAGGGTTTCCTGCCACCCTGCACTCCAGTCGGATGGGGTGTCCCTCTGCCACCTCCTGGCTCTTCAGCTTCTGGGTGAAGTGTGGCAGTGACAGGTCTCCATCTCCACTCTGTGCTCCACTGAGCTTCTCCCCCATCAACTGGGCTCCACTGTGCTGCTGCTTCCCTATCAACTGGGCTCCACTGAGCTTCTCCCCCATCAACTGGGCTCCACTGTGCTGCTGCTTCCCCATCAACTGGGCTCCACTGTGCTGCTGCTTCCCCATCAACTGGGCTCCACTGTGCTGCTGCTTCCCCATCAACTGGGCTCCACTGTGCTGCTGCTCCCCCATCAACTGGGCTCCACTGAGCTTCTCCCCCATCAACTGGGCTCCACTGTGCTGCTGCTTCCCCATCAACTGGGCTCCACTGTGCTGCTGCTTCCCCATCAACTGGGCTCCACTGTGCTGCTGCTTCCCCATCAACTCATTCACACTCATCAGATCAGAGACAATTGGAACCCCCGTCACACTCAGAGGAGGGACACCCGTCACACCCATTCCACCCATCATGCTTGCTGGCTGGATACCCAAGCCTGGCTCACACTGCTGTAGTGCCCCCTGTTGGATGAGAGGCTGTGGGGGGACAGAGGCAGAGCCCTGGGGGGCCGGCCAGTGGCTCTTAGGAGACAGATACCCGCTGTCGGGAGAGGAGGAGTCTTCCTCCCCTATGTGCTCCGGCCGGGCGGAGCCTTTAAAGATGGAGGACAACTCTTCGATGAAGGTGGCAGCACGGCTACAGAACTCAGTGGCGGAGGCAGCCCGTTCATTCAGCTCCAAGCCCTCGTGGACCAGTCGAGGCTTGTCCTGCTTGTAGACTGGGGTGATGTTCTTGTGGCAGACAAACTTCTCAGGCAAGGCCATGGCTTCGCATGTGGCCTGTATGGGCCTGCTGAGGTGGAAACTCTGGCTGGAGGTGACTTTGTGGCTGTCATCTGGGGAGTGGGCTTTGGTTTGGTGGGGGAAGCTGGGGCTTTTGGTCAGGTATTTTGTGGTGTTgaagggggtgggggaggggaagTAGAGAGCCGGCTCCTGGGTTCTGGGAATAGGGGAGACAGGGACTCCCCGGTCTTCTGCATCACTGAAGGCCTCCCGAGCCAGGTCCAGGCTGCGGTTGATCTCGTCTTGGCTGAGGAAGGCGGTAAGATCTGAAAAGTCCCCAACTCCGGCGTCCATATCCGCCATAGAGTCCAGGTACAGATCCCCATCAGACGACGTCTCTGAGAACACCCCTCCGTCTCCCTCTAGAACCCTGCCCCCATCCTTCAtaagcagagagagggggagggactgATTCCAGCTCCCGTCCTgcatcctgaaacacacacacacaaatatgacATTCAGTGAACACAGTAGATATAGCCAGACACTAATTATAAACAACATACACATAGTCATCtgaataaataaaaacagacctcACAGTGAACAGCAACACACCCTCCCTCAACAACCTACAGTTGAGGATGATTTAGGCTGGCATTCTTTGAGCTTAGCTGGTTGGTATTAACAAAGGCTTTCGGGAGGTCAAAGTGTGCATGACTGGCATTTgtcaccatccctccctctccctaatCATCTATTTCCCTCACTCTCCTCTCGCTTCcttattcttctctctctctttccctctttatcTGTCTCTGCAACAATCCACTACAAGTATAAAATAATTAAAGTTTTAACCATGATAATTAGAGTTGTACTGTCCATACACTGCAAAAGACTAGATAAACTACAGCGgcagcaacacaaacacacacacccacgtgtGCGCACCTTCACAGCGGGATTGTGTTTGTTTTGGTCATACCACACATTTATGAAACTCTCCACTGACAGTGGTCAATAGCTCAAGCATAGCTCTGTCACTTCCTAAACAGGTGGTCTGGAACACACATCAGATGAAAGTAGAAGCATCTATATGCATATGTAGAATGTGCTTGGGAACATAGGTGTGTACAGTAGGCTACTGTACATGTGAGCTCCATGATTATAATGTAGAGGATGGAGCGTGTGAATGAAACCGTACTTGCAATAGTCACTCTGTATAgaagtgagtgtgtttgtgtgttagtatGGTATACTGTACATATACGAGTGTGACATTCTACCTTCTATGGCGTCCAGGAGACCAGGTGTTGTTATTTTGAATCCCTTTGGGCTATGTTTCACAGCAGCAGCACAATCCCACCCTCAATAAGGGCCCTTTAAACACACTGCAGTATAACACATACATGAGctcacacaagacacacacatgcatacacacatatgtATACACAGTCAGGCACAAGGGATAATATTCTCTTCAGAGGCTGTTATTTCCCATGTGAAAAAATGCATTAACTATACAACATTGATGAAATATGAATGGAGAATATTAAAAAATATTAAAACTAATTGACAAAAGGTCAATGACCACTGTCAATGGTCATTGTCACCAATGCCGTCAAttacagaatagaacagagtacgTAATTTCTGCAACCACTGTTCAATAACTATGTACTTAGTACATCCATTGTACTGTACTTTAATATATCTTTAATATCttgtgaaaatatatattttctgcaGCCCTGACACTAACCTGATCTCAAATGCAAAAGTGAATATCCTCACATACACTGACAGTAAATTGATATCAACAGATTTTTCTAAGTGTTTTTCTAATATCCACAATTCGAAGGATCTCTTGATTGCTGATAGGCTGTAAGTAGCATTTCAATATAAAACAAAGGAAACAACAGCGCCTCCAGGACATTCCACTAATAATGTCAACAAGAAAAGAAAAAGTACAGCCTTACCTTCAAGTCTTTGTCCAAAGGTATTGTCCCAGTCTAGTAGTTCCAGTTTGCTGTTAAGATTAAATGTCTGTGAGAATAGACAGAAACGTATTTTCCCAGCAGAGTAGCTTTTTTGGTCAGGCAGTGAGTGCGGGCACTGTGAGCAGGTCGAGGTCTACTTGAGTGGTTCCTCCAGTGTGGCCTGCTGTCCCATCTGTCCCAGCATCTGACCGCTCACTGTGTCTGGCTATATTTGGCCCCGGGCTCAGATTTCACAGCCAGAAtgctggtgagagagagaagaagagagagtgagagagagagtgagagagagaaagagagagagagagagagagagagagagagagagagagagagagagagagagagagagagagagagagagagagagagagagagagagagagaggtgtggggtATTTGAGAAAATGACAGGGGTGCAATGTTTTCTACTGATGACAATAAATACATGAAAAATGTGTGTACTCTGCTACCTACAGAATACATGCATCTGTCAGTACCCTCCCAATGGGCACAGgtgtcaattcaatgtctattccacattggttcaatgtaatttaattgaaatgacttggatacaatgttgattcaaccagtatgtgcccagtgggataaaTATGGTGGAGGAGGAAGTTCAGGCTCTCTCAGTCACAGGCTGCATTAGGAACTGATGCTGATCTTGGATCAAAGCTTGACATCACCCTTCTCTCTGAACTGTAACTCTGCTCTACTGTGGCCAGTTGAGATCACTCCTCGACCCGGGTCCTGCCTCTGAGCCTCTGAACAAGCTGTTATTAGTATACTAGACTCTTCAGTGTTATTAGTATACTAGACTCTTCAGTGTTATTAGTAGAGACTCTTCAGTGTTAGTAGTAGAGACTCTTcagtgttattagtatagactcttCAGTGCTATTAGTATAGACTCTTCAGTGTTATTATTATAGCCTCTTCAGTGTTATTATTATAGCCTCTTCAGTGTTATTATTATAGACTCTTCAGAGTTATTATTATAGCCTCTTCAGTGTTATTATTATAGCCTCTTCAGTGTTATTATTATAGACTCTTcagtgttattagtatagacccGTCAGTGTTATTATTATAGACTCTTCAGTGTTATTATTATAGACTCCTCAGagttattagtatagactcttCAGTGTTATTATTATAGACTCTTCAGagttattagtatagactcttCAGTGTTATTATTATAGACTCTTCAGagttattagtatagactctcCGTGTTATTATTATAGCCTCTTCAGTGTTATTATTATAGACTCTTCAGTGTTATTATTATAGCCTCTTCAGTGTTATTATTATAGCCTCTTCAGTGTTATTATTATAGACTCTTCAGagttattagtatagactcttcagtgttattagtatagactcttcagtgttattagtatagactcttcagtgttattattatagcctattcagtgttattattatagactcttcagtgttattattatagcctcttcagtgttattagtatagacccttcagtgttattattatagactcttcagtgttattattatagactcttcagtgttattagtatagactcttcagtgttattagtatagactcttCAGTGTTAGTAGTATAGACTCTTCAGTGTTATTATTATAGCCTCTTCAGTGTTATTATTATAGCCTCTTCAGTGTTATTATTATAGACTCTTcagtgttattagtatagacccttcagtgttattattatagactcttcagtgttattagtatagacccttcagtgttattattatagactcttcagtgttattagtatagacccttcagtgttattattatagcctcttcagtgttattattatagactcttcagtgttattagtatagacccttcagtgttattattatagcctattcAGTGTTATTAGTGTAGACTCTTCAGTGTTATTATTATAGCCTCTTcagtgttattagtatagactcttcagtgttattattatagcctattcagtgttattattatagactcttcagtgttattattatagcctcttcagtgttattagtatagacccTTCAGTGTTATTATTATAGACTCTTCAGTGTTATTATTATAGCCTCTTCAGTGTTATTATTATAGACTCTTCAGTGTTATTATTATAGACCCTTCAGTGTTATTAGTGTAGACTCTTcagtgttattagtatagacccttcagtgttattattatagactcttcagtgttattattatagactcttcagtgttattagtatagactcttcagtgttattagtatagactcttcagtgttattagtatagactcttcagtgttattattatagcctcttcagtgttattattatagcctcttcagtgttattattatagactcttcagtgttattagtatagacccttcagtgttattattatagactcttcagtgttattagtatagacccttcagtgttattattatagactcttcagtgttattagtatagacccttcagtgttattattatagcctcttcagtgttattattatagactcttcagtgttattattatagcctcttcagtgttattattatagcctcttcagtgttattattatagactcttcagtgttattagtatagacccTTCAGTGTTATTATTATAGACTCTTCAGTGTTATTATTATAGCCTCTTCAGTGTTATTATTATAGCCTCTTCAGTGTTATTATTATAGACTCTTCAGTGTTATTATTATAGACCCTTCAGTGTTATTAGTGTAGACTCTTcagtgttattagtatagactcttcagtgttattagtatagactcttcagtgttattattatagcctctttagtgttattattatagcctcttcagtgttattattatagactcttcagtgttattagtatagacccttcagtgttattattatagactcttcagtgttattagtatagacccttcagtgttattattatagcctcttcagtgttattattatagcctcttcagtgttattattatagcctcttcagtgttattattatagactcttcagtgttattagtatagacccTTCAGTGTTATTAGTATAGGCCCTTCAGTGTTATTATTATAGCCTCTTCAGTGTTATTATTATAGCCTCTTCAGTGTTATTATCATAGCCTCTTCAGTGTTATTATTATAGACCCTTCAGTGTTATTATTATAGACTCTTCAGTGTTATTATTATAGACTCTTCAGagttattagtatagactcttcagtgttattagtatagacccttcagtgttattattatagactcttcagtgttattagtatagacccttcagtgttattattatagcctattcAGTGTTATTATTATAGACTCTTCAGTGTTATTATTATAGCCTCTTCAGTGTTATTAGTATAGCATCTTCAGTGTTAATATTATAGCCTATTCAGTGTTATTATTTTAGACTCTTCAGTGTTATTATTATAGCCTCTTcagtgttattagtatagacccttcagtgttattattatagcctattcAGTGTTATTATTATAGACCCTTCAGTGTTATTAGTGTAGACTCTTcagtgttattagtatagactcttcagtgttattagtatagactcttCAGTGTTATTAGTATAGCCTCTTCAGTGTTATTATTATAGCCTCTTCAGTGTTATTATTATAGACTCTTCAGTGTTATTAGTACAGACCCTTCAGTGTTATTATTATAGCCTCTTCAGTGTTATTATTATAGCCTCTTCAGTGTTATTATTATAGCCTCTTCAGTGTTATTATTATAGACTCTTcagtgttattagtatagacccttcagtgttattagtatagacccTTCAGTGTTATTATTATAGCCTCTTCAGTGTTATTATTATAGCCTCTTCAGTGTTATTATTATAGACTCTTCAGAGTTATTATTATAGCCTCTTCAGTGTTATTATTATAGACTCTTcagtgttattagtatagactcttcagtgttattagtatagactcttCAGTGTTATTATTATAGCCTCTTCAGTGTTATAAGTATAGACTCTTCAGTGTTATTATTATAGACCCTTcagtgttattagtatagactcttcagtgttattagtatagactcttCAGAGTTATTATTATAGCCTCTTCAGTGTTATTATTATAGCCTCTTCAGTGTTATTATTATAGACTCTTcagtgttattagtatagacccTTCAGTGTTATTAGTATAGCCTCTTCCGTGTATGAGCATTTTTTTGCACAATGGAGGTTGGGGACCAGGGTAACTTATGGTCAAAGTTCATTGCCTTCTCTgagcccccatcctctccagtTGCCTTGAAATACTCTCTGGCCTCTCTCTGCAGGCTGTGTCTCAATGATGCCTCGGAATTGTATACCCTGAGTGACTGGTAGTAACCCAGTTCTCTGCTTGAGCTCGATTTATCCACTTCGCTTGGAAAAGTTGATGGCTGACGCATCTCATGGTTGGGTTAAAAGGGCACAGACACATTCTGACTCTGCAGCCTCACTTGGTCTATTTGTGGGCCGATATCGCAGACGGTTGATCCTAACAGCGCAGAGCTATTCCGGTTCTCCAACTATCTACTGATTACAGTTAAGTGCTAGTGACAGGGCAGGGAGGAATGTCCATTGGACTGCTCTCTCAAAACATcaacccccctcacacacacacacgcacacgcacgcacgcacgcacgcacgcacgcacgcacacacacacacacacacacacacacacacacacacacacacacacacacacacacacgcacacacacacacacacacacacacacacacacacactgccaagcaACTGACCCCAACAACACTTTACCATTGACTATCCTTCAGCACTGACCCTTCATTCACTGCCCCAGAACCAACCCCCCACTCATCTTTCCAAAGCCCCATGCACTCACACTATCCAACTCATATATGGAAATAGCTTAAGTGTGCCTTGTTGAGGGTATCATTTAAAAATAACTGCATTAATTGGTGGTGACTTCGAATAGCCTCGCTCATGGTCTGGCAAGAATAGAAACTGAGCTTTTCAAATCTGATCATCCTTTCAGCTAGAGTTGATAGACCTTACATCCTGTCAGTTAACGCTTATTGCCATTTATCACTTATTTCAGATTTCttcttatttttatatatatatttttttttacctcaccCATTAAATGATTAACTTCTAGACCAGGGGTGGAAAAAAACATACAACCTTCCGAACCTTGCGAGCCCATTCAATCGGGCCCCCGTAGGTTTGAGTAAAACTATTTTATATTTTGAGTTAAAAAACACTAATGGCCACTTTTCAACTTCTTAAACTAGATAGAAAGTATGTTGAAGTTATAATTGACCTACACGTTTTAAATAACTTCCCCTTTTCTGGCCCGCAAATTGCTTTTTACAAACAAATTGGTCTGTGCGGCCCTGCACTCCATTCTTTTTATCCCAGTGTGGCACTCAAGCCAAAAGTATTTGCCACCCCTGTACTAAACTCTAGGTGGGTTGGTGTCCCAATCATCCAAGAGGCCACAGTCTCTATGTAGCAGCCTCTATGTAGCAGCCTGATCAGTGAGCCAGATATGAAGAAGCGATCTTTGCACTGCAGCAGCAAAGTAGTTCAGTTTGTCCTTTTGGGGTCCCCGTTGCGTCAATTTCATTGGCCATTCAGACTTGAACATGATTGCGTAAGACTTTATTCAATGGCGCTGGCCGTGGCGAATATGAAGCTAGCTAGTTAGATCACACTAACAGTATCCTGCAAAGAAGTAAACATAAGCGTATTGTTTATTTCTAGTTTCaaagtaacagtaacatagttggtcctcagacatcCCAGCACAGTAAGATACCATAACTGGCAATTTATTTTTACCTCGCAGTTGTTAGCAAGTTGACTAGCTAGTTAGTAGCTATTGACAAGTGAACTTTTACAACccattttttatttttgataAATCTAGCGTcaactaactagctaacgttttTATAATTATTACAATGTTGCCTCTTTGCACTAAGGTTAGATAGTATAGcatgcaagctagctagctagcgaactgATAAAGGTGTCTTGTATTTTTATTTAGCATCATATAGGACAGAGGTGTATTCATTATGATAACTAACCCATTTCATTTGTGCTAATTGCGCATATGCGAAAGTGTTTGGTGAACGAGATTACCTGTGGTCTATTCATTAGTCGGTTTTGCAACGGAAACAGTTTACTCCAAAcgaaaaacattttgcaacgaaAACGGGAGTTTCTATTGAACAACTGCAGCTAGGTCCATCACCGTTTTGTTCCGTTTGTTACCGTTTTGGTTCCTATAGTAAACGTTAAACGTTTGCAACAGACGAAACGTTTTGTTACGGAAACACGAATAAtgaat
It encodes the following:
- the LOC129869664 gene encoding palladin-like — its product is MQDGSWNQSLPLSLLMKDGGRVLEGDGGVFSETSSDGDLYLDSMADMDAGVGDFSDLTAFLSQDEINRSLDLAREAFSDAEDRGVPVSPIPRTQEPALYFPSPTPFNTTKYLTKSPSFPHQTKAHSPDDSHKVTSSQSFHLSRPIQATCEAMALPEKFVCHKNITPVYKQDKPRLVHEGLELNERAASATEFCSRAATFIEELSSIFKGSARPEHIGEEDSSSPDSGYLSPKSHWPAPQGSASVPPQPLIQQGALQQCEPGLGIQPASMMGGMGVTGVPPLSVTGVPIVSDLMSVNELMGKQQHSGAQLMGKQQHSGAQLMGKQQHSGAQLMGEKLSGAQLMGEQQHSGAQLMGKQQHSGAQLMGKQQHSGAQLMGKQQHSGAQLMGEKLSGAQLIGKQQHSGAQLMGEKLSGAQSGDGDLSLPHFTQKLKSQEVAEGHPIRLECRVAGNPQPLVR